In Pseudomonadota bacterium, one DNA window encodes the following:
- a CDS encoding saccharopine dehydrogenase NADP-binding domain-containing protein, with the protein MAKVIFKGSILVIGCGSVSQCTLPLLPQLLDVPYEHITVIDFVDNRARIKELLERGVTYVQQRITPDNLVEILGQYLKAGDILIDLAWNIETLEMLEWCRERSVLFINTSVEKWDPYADRARQDPRNYTLYRRQMELRALVQKWGSNNGPSAIVDHGANPGLVSHFTKHALIGITQKLLECKPHDPRVQDLKAALAAKDFKRMARLAQVQVIHISERDSQDSSVPRRVNEFVNTWSIEGLYEEGVAPAEMGWGTHEKSLPPGAVVFEDGPCNQICLSSLGMNTFARSWVPSGPILGMVIRHGEAFGISDHLTVWEGNRAVYRPTVHYVYCPSDAAIASLYELRMRQYKLQSDQRILSDEIISGQDELGVLLMGHDFKSWWTGSILDIEEARRLVPHQNATTVQVAISVIAAVLWMLKNPTRGFCLPDDIDHEEILEISRPFLGKMVSEPIDWTPLDNIDTTFTNFGAQTPKVEDCWQFSTFQRGSGL; encoded by the coding sequence ATGGCCAAGGTTATCTTTAAGGGTAGTATCCTAGTTATCGGATGTGGTTCTGTATCACAGTGCACGTTGCCACTCCTGCCACAACTGCTCGATGTACCGTATGAGCACATAACCGTTATCGATTTCGTCGACAATCGGGCCCGTATCAAGGAGCTGCTTGAACGCGGCGTTACCTACGTTCAGCAAAGAATAACCCCGGACAATCTTGTTGAGATTCTGGGGCAGTACCTTAAAGCCGGTGATATCCTGATCGATCTCGCCTGGAATATAGAGACCCTTGAGATGCTTGAATGGTGTCGCGAGCGTTCGGTTCTCTTCATTAACACTTCGGTTGAAAAATGGGACCCCTACGCCGATAGGGCGCGCCAGGACCCCCGCAACTATACGCTTTATCGCCGGCAGATGGAGTTGCGGGCCCTTGTTCAAAAATGGGGCTCAAACAACGGTCCCTCCGCCATAGTTGATCATGGAGCAAATCCTGGGCTCGTCTCCCACTTTACCAAACATGCCCTGATCGGCATCACCCAAAAGCTACTCGAGTGCAAGCCACACGATCCACGCGTGCAGGACCTCAAGGCAGCACTCGCAGCCAAAGATTTTAAACGCATGGCGCGCCTTGCGCAGGTTCAGGTGATTCACATTAGCGAAAGGGACTCCCAGGACAGCAGCGTGCCGCGGCGCGTTAATGAATTCGTTAATACCTGGAGCATCGAGGGTCTCTACGAAGAGGGGGTAGCTCCGGCTGAGATGGGGTGGGGCACGCACGAAAAAAGCCTCCCTCCTGGAGCCGTAGTATTTGAAGATGGTCCATGCAATCAGATCTGCCTCTCCTCGCTCGGAATGAATACCTTTGCTCGTTCCTGGGTCCCAAGTGGCCCGATCCTCGGCATGGTTATCAGGCATGGCGAGGCCTTTGGAATCTCGGACCACCTTACCGTTTGGGAGGGCAACAGGGCCGTCTATCGACCAACGGTACACTACGTCTACTGCCCATCAGATGCTGCCATAGCCTCTCTATACGAACTGCGTATGCGACAGTACAAGTTGCAAAGCGACCAGAGGATACTTAGCGACGAGATTATAAGTGGGCAGGATGAGCTCGGGGTCTTGCTGATGGGGCACGACTTTAAGTCGTGGTGGACCGGCAGCATCCTTGATATTGAGGAGGCGCGCCGACTCGTGCCACACCAAAACGCTACTACGGTGCAGGTCGCCATCTCGGTGATTGCAGCGGTGCTCTGGATGCTTAAAAATCCAACCAGGGGCTTCTGCCTACCGGACGATATTGATCACGAGGAGATCCTTGAGATCTCACGCCCATTTTTGGGAAAGATGGTCTCAGAGCCGATCGATTGGACCCCGCTCGATAACATCGATACTACCTTTACGAACTTCGGGGCTCAAACACCGAAAGTTGAGGATTGCTGGCAATTTTCAACATTTCAGCGCGGATCTGGGCTATAA